In one Oncorhynchus masou masou isolate Uvic2021 chromosome 23, UVic_Omas_1.1, whole genome shotgun sequence genomic region, the following are encoded:
- the LOC135509947 gene encoding octapeptide-repeat protein T2-like yields the protein ERDTQRETHRERDTERERHRERHRERHRERERERERDRETQRERERETQRERDTERERERETQRERERQRDTQRERERERERDRERQRDRERETQRQRERDTEKRETHRERERQRERETQRQRERHRDRERDRERDRDRERDRDTDRERETHRERETHRERERYRERERHRERETQRERHRERERDTERETQRERETERDTERETQTERERQRERETERETERERQRQRDTDRERQRERDRERDTERETQRERHRQRERERERETETERDRERQRQRQRERQRDRERETERQRDRETETERQRDTERERERETERHRQRETQRDRERETQRERERETDTERERERERHRERERERDRERER from the exons gagagagacacacagagagagacacacagagagagagacacagagagagagagacacagagagagacacagagagagacacagagagagagagagagagagagagagagacagagagacacagagagagagagagagagagacacagagagagagagacacagagagagagagagagagagagacacagagagagagagagagacagagagacacacagagagagagagagagagagagagagagagacagagagagacagagagacagagagagagagacacagagacagagagagagagacacagaga agagagagacacacagagagagagagagacagagagagagagagacacagagacagagagagagacacagagacagagagagagacagagagagagacagagacagagagagagacagagacacagacagagagagagagacacacagagagagagagacacacagagagagagagagatacagagagagagagagacacagagagagagagacacagagagagagacacagagagagagagagagacacagagagagagacacagagagagagagagacagagagagacacagagagagagacacagacagagagagagagacagagagagagagagacagagagagagacagagagagagagacagagacagagagacacagacagagagagacagagagagagagacagagagagagacacagagagagagacacagagagagagacacagacagagagagagagagagagagagagagacagagacagagagagacagagagagacagagacagagacagagagagagacagagagacagagagagagagacagagagacagagagacagagagacagagacagagagacagagagacacagagagagagagagagagagagacagagagacacagacagagagagacacagagagacagagagagagagacacagagagagagagagagagagacagacacagagagagagagagagagagagagacacagagagagagagagagagagagacagagagagagagaga